In Procambarus clarkii isolate CNS0578487 chromosome 53, FALCON_Pclarkii_2.0, whole genome shotgun sequence, the following proteins share a genomic window:
- the LOC123751703 gene encoding protein crooked neck-like produces the protein MANKPQKMPKVAKVKDKSPAELQITAEQLLREAKERELEIVPPPPRQKISDPEELQEYRLKKRRAFEDNIRKNRGSISNWIKYAKWEEEQQEIRRARSVYERALDVEHRNITLWLKYAEMEMRSRQVNHSRNVWDRAVTILPRANQFWYKFTYMEEMLKNIAGCRQVFERWMEWEPDEQAWLTYIKFELRYKELDRARAIYERFVYVHPEPKYWIKYAHFEENHSYIQSARRVYERAIHIYGDDHLEESLFIAFAKFEEGQKEHDRARVIYRYALDHMPKEKCLTLYNEYTRHEKKYGDKSSIDDVITSKRKFQYEEAVTANPHDYDTWFDYARMLEADGNVDLIRETYERAIACVPPLKEKRHWRRYIYLWIYYAVFEELTTKDMERARQVYQMCLRLIPHKVFTFAEIWLLYAKFEIRQKDLSAARKALVSWSLLK, from the exons ATGGCAAACAAGCCACAGAAAATGCCCAAAGTGGCCAAG GTAAAGGACAAATCTCCTGCTGAGCTGCAGATAACAGCAGAACAACTATTGAGAGAAGCTAAGGAGCGAGAACTTGAAATTGTGCCCCCTCCTCCACGGCAGAAGATATCAGATCCAGAAGAACTTCAAGAATATCGTTTGAAGAAAAGACGAGCCTTTGAAGATAACATTCGTAAAAATCGGGGAAGCATTTCCAATTGGATTAAATATGCAAAGTGGGAGGAAGAGCAGCAAGAAATTCGAAGAGCCAG GTCTGTGTATGAGAGAGCTTTGGATGTTGAACACAGAAATATTACATTATGGCTGAAGTATGCTGAGATGGAGATGCGTAGCCGGCAG GTGAATCATTCTCGCAATGTGTGGGACAGAGCGGTCACCATCCTACCGAGAGCCAACCAATTTTGGTACAAGTTTACTTACATGGAGGAAATGCTGAAGAACATTGCTGGCTGCAGACAG GTATTTGAGCGATGGATGGAGTGGGAGCCAGATGAGCAGGCCTGGCTCACTTACATTAAATTTGAGCTACGTTATAAAGAACTAGATCGTGCAAGAGCAATCTACGAACGCTTTGTTTATGTTCATCCCGAACCAAAATATTGGATTAAATATGCTCATTTTGAAGAGAATCATAGCTACATTCAGAGTGCTCGGCGAGTGTATGAACGTGCCAT CCATATCTATGGCGATGATCACCTAGAGGAGAGTTTATTTATTGCCTTTGCTAAATTTGAGGAAGGTCAGAAGGAACATGATCGAGCCCGAGTTATTTATAGGTACGCACTGGATCATATGCCAAAAGAGAAGTGTTTGACTCTCTACAATGAGTATACACGACATGAAAAGAAATATGGAGATAAATCATCGATTGATGATGTCATTACCAGCAAGAGGAAATTTCAGTATGAAGAAGCAGTGACAGCCAATCCTCATGATTATGACACATGGTTTGACTATGCACGGATGTTGGAGGCAGACGGCAATGTGGATCTCATTAGAGAGACATATGAGAGAGCAATAGCTTGTGTTCCGCCCTTAAAG GAGAAGAGACACTGGCGCCGCTACATCTACCTTTGGATTTATTATGCAGTGTTTGAAGAGCTCACTACCAAGGATATGGAGAGGGCACGGCAGGTGTACCAAATGTGCCTTCGTCTAATTCCACACAAGGTGTTTACCTTTGCTGAGATATGGCTACTCTATGCTAAATTTGAGATTCGCCAGAAGGACCTATCAGCAGCAAGAAAAGCATTGGTAAGCTGGTCATTATTGAAATGA